From a region of the Helianthus annuus cultivar XRQ/B chromosome 5, HanXRQr2.0-SUNRISE, whole genome shotgun sequence genome:
- the LOC110942705 gene encoding uncharacterized acetyltransferase At3g50280, which translates to MTLQKVKHISECFVRPQNDLSQDTKQPIYLTPFELPYLNLNYSQKGLLFAKPPPENQGFSVTVFLEHLRHSLSATLNHFYPLAARLATRKEENPPSYVIYIDPENSPGVKFVHATVDATVSDILAPDVHLVVHSFFDLNDAISHDGHTLPLLSIQVTELTDGIFIGGSVNHILADGTSFWHFMAAWSEIFRSKEKNGDCISRTPILKRWVLEGYSPITSLPFKHHNEFIHRIENPRVKERFFHFSSVAVSKLKAKANEECNMQKISSLQAVSALLWRCVTRVRCQPPNNETVCKFVINNRCRVNPPLSDDYFGNVVDMVKETTTVEDLMSHGLGWAALKMHQAVKNHDDAAVKKWVESWYKNPVVYKLNGLLHPNIVHIGSSPRFDMYGCEFGLGKAVAARSGVANKADGKMTMYPGREGGGSMDVEVCLLPEYMMALECDEEFISALKE; encoded by the coding sequence ATGACTTTGCAGAAGGTGAAGCATATATCGGAATGCTTTGTGAGGCCACAGAACGACCTCTCACAAGATACAAAGCAACCCATATACTTAACGCCCTTTGAGCTCCCCTATCTCAACCTCAACTACAGCCAAAAGGGTCTCCTTTTTGCAAAACCACCTCCGGAAAATCAAGGTTTCTCCGTAACCGTTTTCTTGGAACACCTTCGCCACTCCCTCTCTGCCACCCTCAATCATTTCTACCCTCTCGCTGCGCGCTTAGCCACGCGAAAAGAAGAAAACCCACCTTCATATGTCATCTACATAGACCCTGAAAACAGCCCCGGAGTCAAGTTTGTTCACGCAACCGTGGACGCAACTGTTTCCGACATCCTTGCGCCTGATGTACACTTAGTTGTTCATTCATTCTTCGACCTAAATGATGCCATTAGCCATGATGGTCATACGCTCCCGTTGTTATCCATTCAGGTGACCGAGCTTACCGATGGAATCTTTATCGGTGGCTCTGTGAACCACATTCTCGCAGATGGGACATCTTTCTGGCATTTCATGGCTGCTTGGAGTGAAATATTTAGATCGAAAGAGAAAAATGGTGATTGCATCTCGCGTACTCCGATATTGAAACGATGGGTCCTTGAAGGATACAGTCCTATTACAAGTCTGCCGTTCAAACATCACAATGAATTCATCCATCGAATAGAAAATCCACGAGTTAAAGAGAGATTCTTCCATTTCTCCTCGGTTGCAGTCTCTAAACTCAAAGCAAAAGCAAATGAGGAATGTAACATGCAAAAAATCTCAAGTTTACAGGCGGTTTCCGCACTTTTGTGGAGGTGTGTTACTCGAGTTCGATGCCAACCACCCAATAATGAAACCGTTTGTAAATTTGTTATTAATAACCGGTGTAGAGTGAACCCACCGTTGTCTGATGATTATTTTGGCAATGTGGTTGATATGGTTAAGGAAACAACAACGGTTGAGGATCTAATGTCTCACGGGCTTGGATGGGCAGCATTGAAGATGCATCAAGCGGTCAAAAACCACGACGATGCAGCAGTGAAAAAGTGGGTTGAGTCATGGTATAAAAACCCGGTAGTATACAAACTGAATGGACTGCTACATCCAAACATTGTACACATTGGGAGTTCACCAAGGTTTGACATGTATGGGTGCGAGTTTGGGTTGGGAAAAGCGGTTGCGGCTAGAAGTGGAGTCGCGAACAAAGCTGATGGCAAAATGACAATGTATCCAGGTCGGGAAGGAGGAGGGAGCATGGACGTTGAAGTTTGCCTGTTGCCGGAATATATGATGGCTCTTGAATGTGATGAGGAGTTTATAAGTGCTCTAAAAGAGTAA